Genomic segment of Salvia splendens isolate huo1 chromosome 12, SspV2, whole genome shotgun sequence:
atattactaATGTTTATTAGTTTAAGGCAACATTAAGGaaatatttgatcattttcCCTTTTATAtaacttttactttattttttagaataaataaataaaaacgtTAATGTTTTCTTCACGACTAAAAATTACTTCTATTTATGTTACTTAATTTATgtattatagtagtataaaattaacatttaatatctttaaattttttataatttcaaacaaattaaattttaatttttgtgtaATGCATAATGTTAATAATAccaatgacacttctcaaagatattgtaagggcatccgcagtggtgtgGATGTCCCGGCGCCCTTCCCCGCGGAATtctcactgccacgtcataaagaCTTCTCACTGctctgtcacgtcataaggactttccACTGCACAGCGGCGGAATTCCCCTGTAGAATTCCCGATGGAATTTgaggcatcatccccggcatctgaGGCATCATCCCCCGGCATCTGaggcatcatcccataccaccgtgggtacatgttgtagtaccccgGCATCATGCCCGATGGCATTTGAGATTGGGGCAGTATCCCCGGAATTTGGGACATCGACTGGGAAAAGTGCGTACTCCTGTCGATGGGAAAATGCGGCGCCGGTGAATCGCCCGAGGCGGGAGAAgaatcgctatcgtggtgctcaTTGATGATTCAAAAGAAATGTATTTAGAGAGATatatactcgttaaaacaagtggtgcgaatgaaatgaagttcaacgagatgtatttatagaaaataaaaaaaattaaatgcaaaaatcAGAATTTCTTGCGGAATTCCGTGACAGtccacgcaatggcggacgtcaggaCGGAATTCCGCCAAATCCGTGGTAATTCCGCGTCGACGTccaccattgcggatgctctaatcaaACAATGTAtacaacaaaataaatgaaaattaaataagaacAATACTCATAAAtaatagagggaacatctttttaggttCACGAGCTTtgctaaagtatcattttaggtccgtgaactttgaaaatatcattttagatccatcaactataagttaatattatttgagttattttaAACCTTTTTCGGatgaaaatgcccttaaggccttTAAAGGGCAACTTGGATAATTCTTTCTCCACTCATCTTGACggtaaatttttatatttaaattcaatttagaTGGTAATTGATCTCCAttctgaaattcatataaataatacttcaaatgacaatccaaattaatatagatatcttatccaaaataaataaactaaataaaattcacaaatcacctatagtaagttcttaaaatgcagtttagattgtaaaatagaataaagtatCAAGTCTCAATTCACTATCCATAAATAATTGGTtatctaataattgaaaaattaacacatattttttaaggcaaattttaattatatttaaattcaatttggatggtaattgaatcaaatagtagtaaaaaaaattgttggactctaggtatttgacgcaagatgagtggcgaaagaattgtccaaatttCCATTTGAAGACCTTAAGGGTATTTTCATCcggaaaaagttcaaaatatctcaaatgatattaacttgtagttgacagacctaaaatgatattttcaaagtttacgAACCTAAAATGAAACATTGGcaaagttcatggacctaaAAGATATTCCCTCTAAATAATATTGTGACATAACTTATCTCATTATTTACCTCAACAACAACAGTCGACTCGATCTCTCATCTCTACATCCATGTACTCCATAAAACTCACGCTATGTCGCCGTCAGCTCCGTCCATATTTGACTTGGAATTTTTACTCATTATTAGTCATAAAGAAGAACGTGCGACGTAGTCAAAAACAAACGCCACGAAATGAAGAAAAACGAACTCCGGTCGGAGCGCCGTTATCGTTAGGCGTGTGCCGCCCAAACGTCCGTTTACTTTTACTAAACCCTCCCCCTATCTACCTAATctcattatatttatattattacaaataaaaactGAAATATGTTCCCATTTAAATTGTGACCAGTTTTCATTTGACGTAGTATTAActtattaaaacaaaaaaaaatcgagaaatcaaaattatattttaatgtatatataatgtatttaaatatttatagtttaataTAAGAATAATATTTACTCTGTATAAATAACACAGTTGATAAATAAATGTGTACATGTATATCAAGAGAAAGAGGAAATTTAATTGAAGAAATATCTAATGAATGGATGTatttataatgattttatttttctaaaaacgAAAATATGATAACGAAAATTGAATCTTTACTAGGTCGCGTcaattttttgattttatttggatTTTTTAGAAATTTTCGTTATTGAATTGATTTTGATTATTCTTTATACTAATTAGTTAGTGCTAAATAAATATAGATAGGTTCATTAAATAGGAGCTGATATCAGTTGAAAATTTAGTTCAACCTTTACACCAAACCTCTCTCCCTGCAACAAGTCCTCCGTTCACCGGCACCAATGGCGGCGGCGGGCGGCTTCGCGATTTCCATCTCATCTTCCAGCTGTAGCGTTAATTCGTATACCAGATTAAAAATTGATCATTGCAGCAATCTGTCGAGTTCTTCAATGGTTTGTTTTCCTCCACGCTCGCGAGGCCTTTTCAATGATTTGAGGTATAAGATTTCCGAGCCTGAAACGCGGTCGTTTAGATTATGTCCCCGATGCGAGCTTGCTTCCGGCTCGGAGATCCCCTCCAAATCGAGCCTCTCGGCTTTGGAGCTTCTGAAGACTTCCGCTGCTGATCGTAGGTTTCCTTGTTATTTATCTGATTGTTTTAGATTTTGATTTGGATTTTTAGTGAAAAATGTTCCTTTTTTCTTCTGGTTCTGGCTCCTTTTACtgtggtgatttttttttttgaataaacTCAATGAGTTCTGAATCTTCGGATACTGTGATTGGAGGAATAGCGTGATAAAATTTCTTCCTTGTTTTGATTAATTGCTATTGATGTTGGAGATTTGTCAACAGGATTTTTGGTGCTTGTAAATGATTAATAGCTGATTAGGTAATTTAGGGCTGTGCAAGGCACACGATGGTTGATTTTTCTCCTGTTTGACCTCGATTGTTGACTTTTGTGGATTTTTCGAAATTATGCACTGAGATATTGGAGAGTTTTATGTTCTCAATCAAATCCTCTTTTTTGCATCACAATAAATTAAGGAAGTTAATTAATAGTGTATGATTGATTGATTTCTGTGGAGATCTTTTAAGTTTGTTAGATGCTTCTTGAGTTGGACCATGAAGGGATAAAGCTCTAACAAAGACTTGTAATCATTCAGGCTATACGAAAGAAACGAGCAGTGTTTTGGTTGTTGGTTTTAACTACCATACAGCACCCATTGGGATACGCGAGAAACTCTCTGTCCCGGAAGCGCAATGGCCTCAAGCGATTGGTGAACTGTGTGCTCTGAATCATATAGAAGAAGCTGCTGTTCTTAGCACGTGCAACAGGCTGGAGATATACGTGGTTGCTCTTTCCCAGCATCGTGGAATAAAAGAAGTGACTGAATGGATGTCTAAGGTAATCACAGTTTGCAGGTTTCTCATTTGATATGGTTATTCATGTGGATCTGGAATAGTTGAATTGGCTATCGTATGTTTTCGTTTCTATGTCCTTTTGATGACTGATGACCTGATTTTCCTTGAGAGAATGAAATATTAGATCATTCATAGCACTGGCAACGTGCTTTCATGTTAAATAGTGTGATGTAATCCTTTTCTGAATAGGATTTTTCTTGAATCAACCAGGGAAGTTTCTATGTGTgtaaattttaactgagtaatgTCTGACATTGTCTATCTCGTTCTGCAGATAAGTTCAGTGCCAGTTTCGGAGCTGTGTCAGCACAGAGTTTTGCTATACAACAAAGATGCCACACGACATCTTTTTGAAGTATCTTCAGGGCTCGATTCCCTTGTTTTAGGTGAAGGTCAAATTCTTTCACAGGTGAAACAGGTTGTTAAAACAGGACAAGGGGTCCCTGGATTTGAACGTAAAATCAGTGGGCTATTCAAGCACGCAATTACTGTGGGAAAACGTGTTAGAACAGAAACCAGCATCTCTACTGGCTCTGTATCAGTAAGTTCGGCTGCTGTGGAGCTTGCTATGATGAAACTTTCAGAGTCTGCTCATGATTCCGCAAAAATGTTGGTTGTCGGAGCTGGAAAGATGGGGAAGCTTGTGATAAGGCACCTAGCTGCAAAGGGATGCAGAAGGATAGTAGTTGTTAACAGAACAGAGGACAAGCTAAATTCGATTAGAGATGAGCTCAAGAATGTTGATATTGAATATAGGCCTTTCTCGCAATTATTGCCATCTGCTGGTGAAGCAGATGTCATTTTCACGTGTACAGCTTCGGAAACACTTCTGTTTTCGAAAGAGCAAGTTCAGGCACTTTCCCCCATGGGTCCAGAAGCTGGAGGCAAGAGGTTATTTGTCGACATTTCTGTTCCCAGAAACGTAGGATCATGCGTATCAGATGTTGAGAGCGTTCAAGTTTACAACGTGGATGACTTGGAGGAAGTAGTGGCTGCAAACAAGGAAGACAGGTTGGTGAAAGCCATGGAAGCTCAGGCGATCATTGAGGAAGAAGTGAAACAATTCGAAGCATGGAAGGACTCTCTCGAGACTGTCCCAACCATCAAGAAGCTCAGGGCGTACGCAGAAAGAATCAGGGCCGCTGAGCTAGATAAGTGTCTGTCGAAGATGCGTGATGATCTACCAAAGAGTGAAAAGAAAGCTATATATGACCTGAGTGTCGGAATTGTGAACAAGCTCCTTCACGGTCCCATGCAGCACCTGCGATGTGATGGCACAGATAACCGCGGGCTGGATGAAATCCTGGAAAACATGCAGGCGCTTAACAGAATCTTCAGTCTGGACACGGAGATATCCGTCCTGGAGCAGAAAGTACGGGCGAAAGTGAAACAGCAGAACAAGCAAGCAGCTTCTTGAGATCTCTGTATGCGATTCATTTGATTTTGGGGAGAGTACCTTCTCTCCATCGGCATTGAGTTATCATTTTTGGAGGCGTCGTAACTATGTATAGGCGGGGACGAGCAACGAGGATACAAGAGCAAGCCGTTGAAATCGGGCTTAGCATTAAGAATAAGCATGAGAGAGGTTAGCCTTTTCTTATTGTGTTGACTGTATACACATGATGACTGCATATTTTTGTCACTAATTTGTGTTGATGCAATTCTTGTAAGCATATTTGTTATGGGAATTTGATTTTTCTCAAAGCATCTTCTTGTAAGCTATAGATATAGAGAGAGGCATCACAATTTGTTGTATCTGTTTGTTGCTTATGCAACATTTAAACATTATACTTATGTGGGATCTTTATTCAGTAGTAGTGAGTTGGTTTCaggttgattttttttatcaggAATTAATATCCCTAATTATGTCGTTAGGTATGATGAGAGTGAGAGAAAagctacttttatttatttatttactactCATTCCGTCCATAAATTAATCGTTTTGTCATTTTAAGCAttcacaatttaaaattattcatttacatttttctattttctaattttccatTTGAATAGGTTGCACCTAAAAAATGCTATTTTCATGGTTAATTGAATATCTCTCAATGATTAGTAAATTTCAGTTTTCCCATAATCTAGAAACTTAACGTATAAATATCAAATACATGAACTTATTTGTATTCCGGAATTTCTAAAGTTTTTATGGTATCGGAAATTGATAATGTGATATCAGAATAAATAACAGAGAGAGAAGTGAcgtgaaaaaataaaacatttttgttgcaataataaaaaaaatgtgtcgGATCATTGAATTTACTACGTCATCTAATCTCTAATATATCCGATCCCACGTCAATTTTGGTTTGGGTAAATTAATATtgtgggacaaattaaaaaggctaaaaagattatttttttaaagaaggAGAAGTAGgaaaacaaatttaaatatagtctatatactagtatatatgtACAACTAATTAGCCCTTTTTTAAACATGGTGTCGAACTAGCATCAATTCTAGAGTTAGTCGAACTCAATATAAGACACGAGTTGATTAAAACTTTATCCAAAGCTAAAATAAACATGGTTGCATTATGTTACATTAAAACTTTATCCAAAGCTAAAATAAACATGGTTGCATTATATTACTCATTtcctaaggaagatgacccTTTTCTTGGTGGCATGAGAATTTATGCTAAATTAATTTTGTGTGAAATagaaagagtaaaataaaaaagaataaaaaaagaaaaagatattttCACTTTAAGTAATGAGTCATATTAgttggaaaaaattaaaaaggaaaatcaTCTGAAAGAGTAATAACtagttataatttttaatatagagtacataattatttaattttatatattaaaattattaatataaagacataattttattaatgGTCTTTTGTGTTGATATACTTATGTCGTCTCATGATATTTAAACATATAAGTTcagttaataatttaaatttaaattcaaatataaaaaactaagagcatccacaaccgtgctcttgccagcgagcacggttgtgggcccggccccactttttctgccggctctctggcaagagcacaacacccacagttgtgctcttccgcaaggacgagcacaattcaatttaaaattcaaataaacaaaaacatttccataatattaaaattcattaaaaaaaccgaaataacattacaaattacaaataaatttaaaaagacataattaaaatccttaaaattaaaaattacataattaaaatcctaaaattaaaaaaaccactactcgttgccgaatttcgcccacatgtgtttgattaggtctttctgtagctcaatgtgggttcgggtatcgcgtattgtgtgccttgtctcgatcctctggcccatcgttgtatgcacacctcggcatgggggagaccttgcggttgaacttccggcttcatcctcgtcgaaGAAGCTaaccgccctcggtccttcgtcggctataatcatgttgtgtaagataatacacgcgaacatgatgtcggcgatattattcacgtaccacagccgagtcggggccttcacaatgttgaatcgggcttgaaggacctcgaaggctctttcgacgtctttccgcgtggactcttgacgctgcacaaaaagaactcgtctcgggtcgtgcgggttgctgagcgtcttcacgaaagtcgaccaccttgggtagataccatcggcgagatagtaacccatgtggtatgtatttccgttgatggtgaagtcgatcgccggtgctacaccattcatcacatcattgaagagtggtgaagaatatagcacgttcaagtcgttgttggatccggcaacgccgaaatatgcatgccaaatccataggcggtagtcggcgaccgcctcaaggataagtgttgggccgccgcctttgtgaccgcttacgtgttgccccctccaagcagtcggacaattcttccacctccaatgcatgcagtcaatgctgccaagcattccgggaaagccatggactgattcgtgaagacgaaacaacctttggcaatcatcggtggtgggtacgATGTTGTTTGTAGTATTcgtgagcgggggtattcgcagcgacatatgcttcgtaagcggcacgatattgttcgtagtattcttgttcgtCGCGCTCCGCTTCTGCCATAAGATGgatgaaatccatttgaggttttgagtgagagatgaaggtgtagatagttTGTaagagaattatgaatgagagatggtttgaagtgataaatggatgatgaatgtaaCTAATctgaaaaaatagaaatagaaaactCATTATTTTTCACAGGTTACATAACCGCTGCTGCTTCCACTGCATAATTTCGCAATCAGCAAACAAGAAAAACTCCAATCTATCTATCGATTTAGGTACACAATTTGTTGAAatcctttttattttctttaatatcACTATTAAATTCTCGATTTTCTTTGTCGCTCTGTATGTGGCAATGAATTCCTCGATAAGATCAAACTGTTTTCATGCTGTTGTTAATTGTACCCTACGCTGttgaatattttcttttacgTTGGTTATTTGGTATTGCTGCTGATTAAATTGTTTCTGTTGGCATTTTGAATTGAGAACATTGTAAAATCCATTGATGATGTGTGAAAAACCTAGTTTTGGGAGTTGTGGCTTATTCTATTTGCATAGATATACACCTATTGATGTGTATCACGattttttaatatgaaattggtGAAGTACGAGAGCGGAAAAAAAGCAATTGAAGAAGCATTTTATTAATTGTGTAATGTGTGGTGAAAATGTTTCATGTTGTTGCTGTGAAAATGGATTTTAGATGAGTTCTCTTGATATGATTTTTGCTAGAGGTTCCTCATGCTATCTACTACATGTGAAACTCTTGATTGGATGAATCCGTGTTCTTTCGCGCATTCGTTGTTGGATCGGAGCTCTTTCGTGAATTGGTGCATCTGATCTTCCAATTTTGTTGCTTTGCTATACACTCGCGTTTGAAGATTGACTGCAACTTAACGAATTGATAACTTTCGGAATGCGTTATGCAATTAGAAAGTGTATTGCTTCATATCAAGTAGGTTGTTTTTTATTCTCAGTTACACATCATGCTTGCTGTGTTGCTCTCTATTTGTTTGGATAAGAACTATGTTTTATGCCTCTTTTTGCCATTTGCCATGGGAGCACTTATCAGAAGAACGAAGAAATTAGATGGGGAAGTAACAAAGTTGGTATGTTTAAGatggaaaaaaatgaatttccttttGTATAGAGAAAACATTACATTTGGTGTTCATGGTTTTTAGCAGAGAACTCCAAAGTTGGTATGTTTAAGatggaaaaaaatgaatttccttttGTATAGAGAAAACATTACATTTGGTGTTCATGGTTTTTAGCAGAGAACTCCAGTTTAGGTAGGTTTAAATAGTGATCCGAGGAGAGGGCTACTGTGCCTTCTTTTGAGAAGATGCTGATTAGCTAGATCTTGTGTTTTCGTTATGATTCCCAGTTACGGTTAGGGCGACTGAACTGACAGCTTTCGGAAATTGTTCATGGTTTCAGCTCTTTTTGCATTTGATGTATTGAAATATTTGTCTGTGTTGGGTTGTTTTCTAAACTAGTGAAACATGGAGCTGATTGCTGTACAAGATTCGTTCGAGAGGGTTGCAAAGAGACGAAAGCTGTCGTCTTCGAAATCCCAAGAAATAATCATCCAAGTTGTCTATGAAATCGAACAGGCACTGTCAAGAATACAATCAAGTAGCGATTCCATCGTTGCAGACGTTGATCAAAAGACAGTTCTTGCTGAACTGAAAGCCAAGCTTCACGTTGTCTGTTCACACGCTCATTTAGAGGGACCGCTGCAAGATACGGAGCTCACCAGGTATCAGAAGGTGCTTGAGAAAGTGCTGCATCCGGACATATCCATGGCGTGCGTAGATGCTGATTTCGACCGCCATATTATAAACCAGATAATTATTCGTCACTTCTACTCCGAAGCCCTATTTGACATCGTCGACTGCTTGGTTAAAGAAGCAGGGGAAGATGAAGCTATTTCACTCAGATTACAATATCAAGAGCTTCATGAAATACTGGAGGCTCTGAAGTCAAGAGATCTCGGGCCGGCTTCAAAGTGGATCTCTGCGAACCAAGAGAGACTGCGTGAGTCCGGTTTGGATTTGGAGCTAAAACTCCACAAGCTGCAGTTTGTGGACCTTTTGCAAGGCAAGGGAAGATCTGCCGCGCTTAAATACGCCAGAACTTATCTCGCTCCTCTGGCTTCTTGTCACATGGACGCGATACAAAGGCTCCTTTGCAGCGTGCTGTGGGCAGAGAGGCTCGACAGGTCCCCCTACGCTGACCTGGCGGATCCAAGCAACTGGGGGAGTTTCGCGGAGGATGTGACATGGGCCTTTTGCAGCTTCACAGGGCGGTCGATGAGGGACCCTCTGACCGTCGCGCTAGCT
This window contains:
- the LOC121757062 gene encoding protein RMD5 homolog; amino-acid sequence: MELIAVQDSFERVAKRRKLSSSKSQEIIIQVVYEIEQALSRIQSSSDSIVADVDQKTVLAELKAKLHVVCSHAHLEGPLQDTELTRYQKVLEKVLHPDISMACVDADFDRHIINQIIIRHFYSEALFDIVDCLVKEAGEDEAISLRLQYQELHEILEALKSRDLGPASKWISANQERLRESGLDLELKLHKLQFVDLLQGKGRSAALKYARTYLAPLASCHMDAIQRLLCSVLWAERLDRSPYADLADPSNWGSFAEDVTWAFCSFTGRSMRDPLTVALAAGMEGLPTLLKLANAMAANKQEWEAMKQLPVPLELGREFHFHPILVCPVSRDQCSEENPPMLLPCGHVLCQQSIDKLSKAGTRNFKCPNCPHGASLSQCKQLCF
- the LOC121758981 gene encoding glutamyl-tRNA reductase 1, chloroplastic-like, yielding MAAAGGFAISISSSSCSVNSYTRLKIDHCSNLSSSSMVCFPPRSRGLFNDLRYKISEPETRSFRLCPRCELASGSEIPSKSSLSALELLKTSAADRYTKETSSVLVVGFNYHTAPIGIREKLSVPEAQWPQAIGELCALNHIEEAAVLSTCNRLEIYVVALSQHRGIKEVTEWMSKISSVPVSELCQHRVLLYNKDATRHLFEVSSGLDSLVLGEGQILSQVKQVVKTGQGVPGFERKISGLFKHAITVGKRVRTETSISTGSVSVSSAAVELAMMKLSESAHDSAKMLVVGAGKMGKLVIRHLAAKGCRRIVVVNRTEDKLNSIRDELKNVDIEYRPFSQLLPSAGEADVIFTCTASETLLFSKEQVQALSPMGPEAGGKRLFVDISVPRNVGSCVSDVESVQVYNVDDLEEVVAANKEDRLVKAMEAQAIIEEEVKQFEAWKDSLETVPTIKKLRAYAERIRAAELDKCLSKMRDDLPKSEKKAIYDLSVGIVNKLLHGPMQHLRCDGTDNRGLDEILENMQALNRIFSLDTEISVLEQKVRAKVKQQNKQAAS